In a single window of the Cucurbita pepo subsp. pepo cultivar mu-cu-16 chromosome LG18, ASM280686v2, whole genome shotgun sequence genome:
- the LOC111780131 gene encoding uncharacterized protein LOC111780131 isoform X2 — protein MMLDGGMAMSFYALNCPAGVRRNANESIFRFRRRLNLYLSVQIFSVIQTDENDNLAASKKMSSSGKSLSKTRTLKPLLVQPNTVGVIGGVSVFSTLLFMEKLVWWSRKDGEESIPFVVCSDPVLDKGIPHSDAMIIENLKQKTAFLEQSGARCLITPCHLSHRWLGDTSESCKLPFLHVGDCVARELNKAKLKQLEAGSNVRIGLLATDTATLTGFYHERLQKQGFDVVVPDEATMEHIVIPAVEAFHKRDHEGARNLLRIAVHVLLTRAVNMPLNGQDLQDISRRKLSVASLAHKLYTLRVLGITTLHSDRKWTLRSGLERSGFLDAFEDWNSRPWNFVHHES, from the exons ATGATGCTTGATGGTGGTATGGCTATGTCATTTTATGCATTGAATTGCCCAGCAGGTGTTCGACGAAATGCCAACGAGAGCATTTTTCGCTTTAGAAGGAGATTAAACCTGTATTTATCTGTACAGATCTTTTCTGTTATTCAAACTGATGAGAATGACAACTTAGCAGCATCCAAGAAGATGTCGAGTTCGGGAAAATCTCTGTCGAAAACTCGAACTCTTAAGCCCCTTCTTGTCCAGCCAAACACTGTGGGTGTCATAGGGGGAGTGTCGGTTTTTTCCACTCTACTTTTCATGGAAAAGCTCGTTTGGTGGAGTAGGAAGGATGGAGAAGAGAGCATACCTTTTGTTGTCTGCAGCGATCCAGTATTAGACAAGGGAATTCCTCATAGTGATGCCATGATCATCGAGAATTTGAAGCAGAAAACGGCGTTTCTCGAGCAGTCGGGAGCTCGATGCCTAATTACACCTTGCCATCTTTCACATAGGTGGCTTGGTGACACATCTGAGAGCTGCAAATTACCTTTCCTTCACGTCGGAGATTGTGTAGCTAGGGAGCTTAATAAGGCTAAGCTTAAGCAACTTGAAGCAGGTAGCAATGTCCGGATTGGCCTGCTTGCAACTGATACAGCAACACTAACTGGTTTTTACCACGAGAGGCTACAAAAGCAG GGCTTCGATGTCGTCGTGCCGGACGAGGCAACCATGGAGCATATAGTAATTCCTGCAGTGGAAGCTTTCCATAAAAGGGATCATGAAGGAGCAAGAAATCTGTTGAGAATTGCTGTTCATGTTCTATTGACAAGAGCTGTGAATATG CCATTGAATGGTCAAGATCTGCAGGACATCTCCAGGAGAAAGCTTAGCGTTGCCTCTCTCGCTCACAAGCTCTATACTTTACgtgtgttaggaatcacaactctccacagtg ACAGAAAATGGACTCTGCGGAGCGGATTGGAAAGGTCAGGTTTTCTCGATGCATTTGAAGACTGGAACTCTAGACCTTGGAACTTTGTTCATCACGAATC ATGA
- the LOC111780133 gene encoding zinc finger Ran-binding domain-containing protein 2-like, whose amino-acid sequence MSWSAGDWICNVCQNVNFKKREACHRCSYPKYGGPDPSTYSYNKTEVLAGDWYCTAVNCGAHNYASRPNCFRCGAFKSVYPGDYGAYMMGSDQYGSDASIPPGWKSGDWVCPRIGCGIHNYASRMECFKCKTPRGFGGAV is encoded by the exons ATGAGCTGGTCAGCAGGAGACTGGATATGCAACGTTTGCCAGAACgtaaatttcaagaaaagagaagcATGCCATCGTTGCAGTTACCCCAAGTATGGAGGCCCAGACCCTTCAACTTACAGCTACAACAAGACGGAGGTGTTGGCCGGAGACTGGTACTGCACCGCCGTCAACTGCGGAGCTCACAATTACGCCAGCCGCCCGAACTGCTTTAGATGTGGTGCATTTAAGTCCGTCTATCCTGGTGATTATGGCGCCTACATGATGGGTTCCGATCAGTATGGATCTGATGCAAGCATCCCACCTGGATGGAAATCTGGAGACTGGGTTTGCCCTAG AATTGGATGCGGAATACATAATTATGCAAGCAGGATGGAGTGTTTTAAATGCAAAACACCAAGAGGTTTCG GTGGTGCAGTTTAA
- the LOC111780131 gene encoding uncharacterized protein LOC111780131 isoform X3: MMLDGGMAMSFYALNCPAGVRRNANESIFRFRRRLNLYLSVQIFSVIQTDENDNLAASKKMSSSGKSLSKTRTLKPLLVQPNTVGVIGGVSVFSTLLFMEKLVWWSRKDGEESIPFVVCSDPVLDKGIPHSDAMIIENLKQKTAFLEQSGARCLITPCHLSHRWLGDTSESCKLPFLHVGDCVARELNKAKLKQLEAGSNVRIGLLATDTATLTGFYHERLQKQGFDVVVPDEATMEHIVIPAVEAFHKRDHEGARNLLRIAVHVLLTRAVNMVILASDELLNLLPPDDPILKKCIDPMDALARAAIEWSRSAGHLQEKA, translated from the exons ATGATGCTTGATGGTGGTATGGCTATGTCATTTTATGCATTGAATTGCCCAGCAGGTGTTCGACGAAATGCCAACGAGAGCATTTTTCGCTTTAGAAGGAGATTAAACCTGTATTTATCTGTACAGATCTTTTCTGTTATTCAAACTGATGAGAATGACAACTTAGCAGCATCCAAGAAGATGTCGAGTTCGGGAAAATCTCTGTCGAAAACTCGAACTCTTAAGCCCCTTCTTGTCCAGCCAAACACTGTGGGTGTCATAGGGGGAGTGTCGGTTTTTTCCACTCTACTTTTCATGGAAAAGCTCGTTTGGTGGAGTAGGAAGGATGGAGAAGAGAGCATACCTTTTGTTGTCTGCAGCGATCCAGTATTAGACAAGGGAATTCCTCATAGTGATGCCATGATCATCGAGAATTTGAAGCAGAAAACGGCGTTTCTCGAGCAGTCGGGAGCTCGATGCCTAATTACACCTTGCCATCTTTCACATAGGTGGCTTGGTGACACATCTGAGAGCTGCAAATTACCTTTCCTTCACGTCGGAGATTGTGTAGCTAGGGAGCTTAATAAGGCTAAGCTTAAGCAACTTGAAGCAGGTAGCAATGTCCGGATTGGCCTGCTTGCAACTGATACAGCAACACTAACTGGTTTTTACCACGAGAGGCTACAAAAGCAG GGCTTCGATGTCGTCGTGCCGGACGAGGCAACCATGGAGCATATAGTAATTCCTGCAGTGGAAGCTTTCCATAAAAGGGATCATGAAGGAGCAAGAAATCTGTTGAGAATTGCTGTTCATGTTCTATTGACAAGAGCTGTGAATATGGTAATCCTTGCTTCTGATGAACTCCTTAATCTTCTTCCTCCGGATGACCCCATTCTGAAAAAATGCATTGACCCCATGGATGCGTTGGCCAGAGCAGCCATTGAATGGTCAAGATCTGCAGGACATCTCCAGGAGAAAGCTTAG
- the LOC111780131 gene encoding uncharacterized protein LOC111780131 isoform X1: MMLDGGMAMSFYALNCPAGVRRNANESIFRFRRRLNLYLSVQIFSVIQTDENDNLAASKKMSSSGKSLSKTRTLKPLLVQPNTVGVIGGVSVFSTLLFMEKLVWWSRKDGEESIPFVVCSDPVLDKGIPHSDAMIIENLKQKTAFLEQSGARCLITPCHLSHRWLGDTSESCKLPFLHVGDCVARELNKAKLKQLEAGSNVRIGLLATDTATLTGFYHERLQKQGFDVVVPDEATMEHIVIPAVEAFHKRDHEGARNLLRIAVHVLLTRAVNMPLNGQDLQDISRRKLSVASLAHKLYTLRVLGITTLHSDRKWTLRSGLERSGFLDAFEDWNSRPWNFVHHESSMMKFVYEAMEATLAFPLRLKVLRRKSKAGK, from the exons ATGATGCTTGATGGTGGTATGGCTATGTCATTTTATGCATTGAATTGCCCAGCAGGTGTTCGACGAAATGCCAACGAGAGCATTTTTCGCTTTAGAAGGAGATTAAACCTGTATTTATCTGTACAGATCTTTTCTGTTATTCAAACTGATGAGAATGACAACTTAGCAGCATCCAAGAAGATGTCGAGTTCGGGAAAATCTCTGTCGAAAACTCGAACTCTTAAGCCCCTTCTTGTCCAGCCAAACACTGTGGGTGTCATAGGGGGAGTGTCGGTTTTTTCCACTCTACTTTTCATGGAAAAGCTCGTTTGGTGGAGTAGGAAGGATGGAGAAGAGAGCATACCTTTTGTTGTCTGCAGCGATCCAGTATTAGACAAGGGAATTCCTCATAGTGATGCCATGATCATCGAGAATTTGAAGCAGAAAACGGCGTTTCTCGAGCAGTCGGGAGCTCGATGCCTAATTACACCTTGCCATCTTTCACATAGGTGGCTTGGTGACACATCTGAGAGCTGCAAATTACCTTTCCTTCACGTCGGAGATTGTGTAGCTAGGGAGCTTAATAAGGCTAAGCTTAAGCAACTTGAAGCAGGTAGCAATGTCCGGATTGGCCTGCTTGCAACTGATACAGCAACACTAACTGGTTTTTACCACGAGAGGCTACAAAAGCAG GGCTTCGATGTCGTCGTGCCGGACGAGGCAACCATGGAGCATATAGTAATTCCTGCAGTGGAAGCTTTCCATAAAAGGGATCATGAAGGAGCAAGAAATCTGTTGAGAATTGCTGTTCATGTTCTATTGACAAGAGCTGTGAATATG CCATTGAATGGTCAAGATCTGCAGGACATCTCCAGGAGAAAGCTTAGCGTTGCCTCTCTCGCTCACAAGCTCTATACTTTACgtgtgttaggaatcacaactctccacagtg ACAGAAAATGGACTCTGCGGAGCGGATTGGAAAGGTCAGGTTTTCTCGATGCATTTGAAGACTGGAACTCTAGACCTTGGAACTTTGTTCATCACGAATCGTCG ATGATGAAGTTTGTTTATGAGGCGATGGAGGCGACTCTCGCTTTTCCACTGAGATTGAAGGTGTTGCGACGAAAATCGAAAGCGGGAAAGTAA
- the LOC111779559 gene encoding uncharacterized protein LOC111779559 yields MKNPLRLKSVNHISIVCNSVEKSMEFYHKVLGFHPVQRPASFTFHGAWLFNYGMGIHLLQSDHDSDTMPKKRVINPKDNHLSFQSEDMATTEKQLKKMKIEYVKCEVEDDGIYVDQLFFHDPDGLMIEICNCENLPILPVSGGGDSPIAVVNAARLCSIQQAEQQQKLQQIQNAAMQMMQLQQLLISIPCNACT; encoded by the exons ATGAAGAACCCTCTTCGTCTCAAGTCTGTGAATCACATCTCAATAGTGTGCAATTCAGTGGAGAAATCTATGGAATTTTATCACAAAGTTCTTGGGTTTCATCCTGTTCAAAGACCTGCCTCCTTCACCTTCCATGGCGCCTG GTTGTTCAACTATGGTATGGGAATACATCTTCTTCAGTCTGatcatgactctgataccatgccCAAGAAACGAGTCATCAACCCTAAAGACAATCATCTTTCGTTTCAG AGCGAAGACATGGCAACGACGGAGAAGCAActaaagaagatgaaaatagaGTACGTAAAGTGCGAGGTGGAAGACGATGGAATCTACGTCGACCAGCTTTTCTTCCACGACCCCGATGGCCTAATGATCGAAATCTGCAACTGCGAGAATCTCCCCATCCTACCGGTGTCGGGAGGCGGCGACTCCCCGATTGCCGTCGTCAACGCAGCTCGATTGTGCAGTATTCAACAAGCCGAGCAACAACAAAAGCTACAACAAATCCAAAACGCCGCCATGCAAATGATGCAGCTTCAACAACTACTCATTAGCATCCCATGCAACGCATGCACGtga
- the LOC111780130 gene encoding zinc finger CCCH domain-containing protein 34-like isoform X2 produces MDSPAGTVLESSQCSVPVNKTIIPCYFYFNGCCSKGDTCSFLHANDISLATRSTKTVFPSGNASSSEDKTASGNKKGLASTDADAFLHPSKNVAGPKIDVTFQCSSLGQPSENVSHQSASAKILLLECEKVAVDELVSSSPAVGSNDSTSHVHAVADQSYEEPMTDSTEEGNLSPGFDVVVGDGSGNLASHDEPEYILSTNLEQRELDTGLCRENFEDHIAYEPMHSDLELLYEHEMHSYNHLETEPVLFNDRNIISCPRGKLIKSMFSQKKRLTLVNLDSEEWNHADLRSYLQRDSVSGNRSIVSLSRRRNRLSCRMSGNFVKPRKPGLYQPPLGRRLALQVGKISRGSPPENITFSNGFSQYGSFRHSRQHRPCGHYDEYAPTRPQQTLLNMSRKSISREPVVRDHGFNPKSVPFKGPKTLSQIKEEKRKVEENGGFSIEKRRSIGAASSSTNFRGPKPLSDILKDKRKVEEEEEEELVKEMNSNHILL; encoded by the coding sequence ATGGATAGTCCTGCTGGAACAGTGTTAGAATCTTCTCAATGTTCTGTACCTGTGAACAAGACGATCATTCcctgttatttttatttcaatggcTGCTGCAGTAAAGGTGATACATGCTCATTTTTGCATGCCAATGATATTTCTCTTGCTACAAGATCTACAAAGACAGTATTTCCTAGTGGCAACGCGTCGTCCTCTGAAGATAAAACAGCTTcaggaaacaaaaaaggaCTAGCCTCTACCGACGCAGATGCATTTCTTCATCCATCGAAGAACGTAGCTGGTCCGAAAATTGATGTTACATTTCAATGCTCGAGTCTCGGTCAACCTTCTGAAAATGTTTCACATCAAAGTGCCTCTGCGAAGATCTTGTTGCTTGAGTGTGAAAAAGTGGCTGTTGATGAGCTTGTCTCCTCGTCTCCAGCTGTGGGATCTAATGACAGTACATCTCATGTACATGCTGTTGCAGATCAGAGTTATGAGGAGCCGATGACGGACAGTACTGAGGAAGGCAACCTATCCCCTGGCTTTGACGTCGTCGTCGGTGATGGGTCGGGGAATTTGGCTAGCCACGATGAGCCAGAGTACATCCTGTCAACGAATCTGGAACAAAGAGAACTGGATACTGGATTGTGCagggaaaattttgaagaccATATTGCCTATGAGCCAATGCATTCTGATTTAGAACTTCTTTATGAACATGAGATGCACTCATACAACCACTTAGAGACCGAACCTGTTCTTTTCAATGACAGAAACATCATCAGCTGTCCGAGAGGGAAACTCATCAAGTCCATGTtttctcaaaagaaaaggctCACGCTCGTGAATCTAGATTCGGAGGAATGGAACCATGCCGACCTTCGAAGCTATCTGCAGAGAGACAGCGTTTCTGGTAACCGTTCGATTGTTAgtttatcaaggagaagaaatcGATTGTCGTGTCGAATGAGTGGAAACTTTGTGAAACCTCGGAAGCCTGGTTTGTATCAACCACCCCTTGGAAGAAGACTAGCATTACAGGTCGGGAAGATTTCTAGAGGATCACCTCCAGAAAACATAACCTTTTCAAATGGTTTTAGTCAATATGGATCATTTAGACACTCAAGACAACACAGACCCTGCGGTCACTACGACGAATACGCTCCGACCAGACCACAACAAACATTGTTAAACATGTCAAGAAAATCCATCTCGAGGGAACCTGTCGTAAGGGATCATGGATTCAATCCGAAGTCAGTTCCATTCAAAGGACCGAAAACCCTTTCGCAGATCAAAGAAGAGAAGCgaaaagtagaagaaaatggagggTTCTCAATCGAAAAACGTCGTTCCATCGGAGCTGCATCATCTTCAACCAACTTTAGAGGACCAAAACCTTTGAGTGATATCCTGAAAGACAAAAGgaaggtggaggaggaggaggaggaggagctgGTGAAGGAAATGAATAGCAACCATATATTGCTTTAG
- the LOC111780131 gene encoding uncharacterized protein LOC111780131 isoform X4 produces the protein MSSSGKSLSKTRTLKPLLVQPNTVGVIGGVSVFSTLLFMEKLVWWSRKDGEESIPFVVCSDPVLDKGIPHSDAMIIENLKQKTAFLEQSGARCLITPCHLSHRWLGDTSESCKLPFLHVGDCVARELNKAKLKQLEAGSNVRIGLLATDTATLTGFYHERLQKQGFDVVVPDEATMEHIVIPAVEAFHKRDHEGARNLLRIAVHVLLTRAVNMPLNGQDLQDISRRKLSVASLAHKLYTLRVLGITTLHSDRKWTLRSGLERSGFLDAFEDWNSRPWNFVHHESSMMKFVYEAMEATLAFPLRLKVLRRKSKAGK, from the exons ATGTCGAGTTCGGGAAAATCTCTGTCGAAAACTCGAACTCTTAAGCCCCTTCTTGTCCAGCCAAACACTGTGGGTGTCATAGGGGGAGTGTCGGTTTTTTCCACTCTACTTTTCATGGAAAAGCTCGTTTGGTGGAGTAGGAAGGATGGAGAAGAGAGCATACCTTTTGTTGTCTGCAGCGATCCAGTATTAGACAAGGGAATTCCTCATAGTGATGCCATGATCATCGAGAATTTGAAGCAGAAAACGGCGTTTCTCGAGCAGTCGGGAGCTCGATGCCTAATTACACCTTGCCATCTTTCACATAGGTGGCTTGGTGACACATCTGAGAGCTGCAAATTACCTTTCCTTCACGTCGGAGATTGTGTAGCTAGGGAGCTTAATAAGGCTAAGCTTAAGCAACTTGAAGCAGGTAGCAATGTCCGGATTGGCCTGCTTGCAACTGATACAGCAACACTAACTGGTTTTTACCACGAGAGGCTACAAAAGCAG GGCTTCGATGTCGTCGTGCCGGACGAGGCAACCATGGAGCATATAGTAATTCCTGCAGTGGAAGCTTTCCATAAAAGGGATCATGAAGGAGCAAGAAATCTGTTGAGAATTGCTGTTCATGTTCTATTGACAAGAGCTGTGAATATG CCATTGAATGGTCAAGATCTGCAGGACATCTCCAGGAGAAAGCTTAGCGTTGCCTCTCTCGCTCACAAGCTCTATACTTTACgtgtgttaggaatcacaactctccacagtg ACAGAAAATGGACTCTGCGGAGCGGATTGGAAAGGTCAGGTTTTCTCGATGCATTTGAAGACTGGAACTCTAGACCTTGGAACTTTGTTCATCACGAATCGTCG ATGATGAAGTTTGTTTATGAGGCGATGGAGGCGACTCTCGCTTTTCCACTGAGATTGAAGGTGTTGCGACGAAAATCGAAAGCGGGAAAGTAA
- the LOC111780130 gene encoding zinc finger CCCH domain-containing protein 34-like isoform X1 encodes MGEDLRKRNTDCVYFLASPLTCKKGFDCEYRHSEIARLNPRDCYYWLAGNCLNAACGFRHPPMDSPAGTVLESSQCSVPVNKTIIPCYFYFNGCCSKGDTCSFLHANDISLATRSTKTVFPSGNASSSEDKTASGNKKGLASTDADAFLHPSKNVAGPKIDVTFQCSSLGQPSENVSHQSASAKILLLECEKVAVDELVSSSPAVGSNDSTSHVHAVADQSYEEPMTDSTEEGNLSPGFDVVVGDGSGNLASHDEPEYILSTNLEQRELDTGLCRENFEDHIAYEPMHSDLELLYEHEMHSYNHLETEPVLFNDRNIISCPRGKLIKSMFSQKKRLTLVNLDSEEWNHADLRSYLQRDSVSGNRSIVSLSRRRNRLSCRMSGNFVKPRKPGLYQPPLGRRLALQVGKISRGSPPENITFSNGFSQYGSFRHSRQHRPCGHYDEYAPTRPQQTLLNMSRKSISREPVVRDHGFNPKSVPFKGPKTLSQIKEEKRKVEENGGFSIEKRRSIGAASSSTNFRGPKPLSDILKDKRKVEEEEEEELVKEMNSNHILL; translated from the exons ATGGGGGAAGATTTGCGTAAACGTAACACTGATTGCGTCTATTTCTTGGCTTCACCTCTTACCTGCAAGAAG ggtTTTGATTGCGAGTATCGGCACAGCGAGATTGCTAGGCTGAACCCTAGAGATTGTTACTACTGGCTGGCGGGAAACTGCTTGAATGCAGCCTGTGGTTTTCGGCATCCG CCAATGGATAGTCCTGCTGGAACAGTGTTAGAATCTTCTCAATGTTCTGTACCTGTGAACAAGACGATCATTCcctgttatttttatttcaatggcTGCTGCAGTAAAGGTGATACATGCTCATTTTTGCATGCCAATGATATTTCTCTTGCTACAAGATCTACAAAGACAGTATTTCCTAGTGGCAACGCGTCGTCCTCTGAAGATAAAACAGCTTcaggaaacaaaaaaggaCTAGCCTCTACCGACGCAGATGCATTTCTTCATCCATCGAAGAACGTAGCTGGTCCGAAAATTGATGTTACATTTCAATGCTCGAGTCTCGGTCAACCTTCTGAAAATGTTTCACATCAAAGTGCCTCTGCGAAGATCTTGTTGCTTGAGTGTGAAAAAGTGGCTGTTGATGAGCTTGTCTCCTCGTCTCCAGCTGTGGGATCTAATGACAGTACATCTCATGTACATGCTGTTGCAGATCAGAGTTATGAGGAGCCGATGACGGACAGTACTGAGGAAGGCAACCTATCCCCTGGCTTTGACGTCGTCGTCGGTGATGGGTCGGGGAATTTGGCTAGCCACGATGAGCCAGAGTACATCCTGTCAACGAATCTGGAACAAAGAGAACTGGATACTGGATTGTGCagggaaaattttgaagaccATATTGCCTATGAGCCAATGCATTCTGATTTAGAACTTCTTTATGAACATGAGATGCACTCATACAACCACTTAGAGACCGAACCTGTTCTTTTCAATGACAGAAACATCATCAGCTGTCCGAGAGGGAAACTCATCAAGTCCATGTtttctcaaaagaaaaggctCACGCTCGTGAATCTAGATTCGGAGGAATGGAACCATGCCGACCTTCGAAGCTATCTGCAGAGAGACAGCGTTTCTGGTAACCGTTCGATTGTTAgtttatcaaggagaagaaatcGATTGTCGTGTCGAATGAGTGGAAACTTTGTGAAACCTCGGAAGCCTGGTTTGTATCAACCACCCCTTGGAAGAAGACTAGCATTACAGGTCGGGAAGATTTCTAGAGGATCACCTCCAGAAAACATAACCTTTTCAAATGGTTTTAGTCAATATGGATCATTTAGACACTCAAGACAACACAGACCCTGCGGTCACTACGACGAATACGCTCCGACCAGACCACAACAAACATTGTTAAACATGTCAAGAAAATCCATCTCGAGGGAACCTGTCGTAAGGGATCATGGATTCAATCCGAAGTCAGTTCCATTCAAAGGACCGAAAACCCTTTCGCAGATCAAAGAAGAGAAGCgaaaagtagaagaaaatggagggTTCTCAATCGAAAAACGTCGTTCCATCGGAGCTGCATCATCTTCAACCAACTTTAGAGGACCAAAACCTTTGAGTGATATCCTGAAAGACAAAAGgaaggtggaggaggaggaggaggaggagctgGTGAAGGAAATGAATAGCAACCATATATTGCTTTAG
- the LOC111780540 gene encoding MAPK kinase substrate protein At1g80180-like yields MAGLQRSAVSFRRQGSSGLVWDDRYFSGELTPTMRRHEEQPQRDALFLSGELRPSRNVGSASTFERSRSSASHRIEAISPSRSPSAANPSSPKFTGCGFCGVFGRPIGGARHHKSKR; encoded by the coding sequence ATGGCGGGGTTACAGAGGTCCGCCGTGTCATTCCGGCGACAAGGCTCCTCCGGCTTGGTCTGGGACGACAGATACTTCAGTGGCGAATTGACACCGACAATGCGCCGTCATGAAGAACAACCTCAACGTGACGCTCTTTTCCTTTCCGGAGAATTGAGGCCTTCTCGCAACGTTGGATCCGCCTCCACCTTTGAACGGTCACGATCTTCCGCCTCCCATAGAATAGAGGCTATATCCCCGTCACGGTCCCCGAGCGCCGCCAATCCATCTTCACCGAAGTTCACTGGCTGCGGCTTCTGCGGCGTCTTTGGCCGACCCATCGGCGGTGCTCGCCACCACAAATCCAAGCGTTGA